From Nonlabens sp. Ci31, the proteins below share one genomic window:
- a CDS encoding metal ABC transporter permease — protein sequence MELTDFFTDYTLRTITLGTAILGAICGMLGSFAVLRKQSLLGDAISHAALPGIALAFLFTGLKDSNVLLLGALISGLIGTVWIHGIVTKTHLKTDTALGLILSLFFGFGELVLSYLKKQPDANQAGLDKYLFGQAATLVESDVMLMVIVTGISLAVMLLFWKEFKLLLFDKNYASTLGFNTRFIDGLISFFIVLAIVIGLQTVGVVLMSAMLLAPAAAARQWTNSLGMMVLLAAVFGMFSGVFGTAISASYNNLSTGPVIVLVAAVFVAISFIFSPGRGILFKQIRLIRNRRDLELKKTLYFMYGIVEKHEDISRPHAIRILNGFQGYTKGTLSALADKHWITIQGQDWSLTEEGFETAQNLYTTNIPES from the coding sequence ATGGAATTAACAGATTTCTTTACCGATTATACCTTACGCACCATAACACTGGGAACAGCTATCTTAGGGGCGATTTGTGGAATGTTGGGAAGTTTTGCGGTATTGAGAAAACAAAGTCTTCTAGGAGATGCTATTTCTCATGCAGCCTTACCTGGAATTGCGCTGGCATTTTTGTTTACGGGTCTTAAAGATTCTAACGTGTTGCTTTTAGGAGCACTTATCAGCGGATTAATAGGTACCGTTTGGATACACGGAATCGTCACTAAAACACATTTAAAAACGGATACGGCTTTGGGATTGATCTTGAGTTTGTTCTTTGGGTTTGGGGAGTTGGTATTGAGTTATTTAAAAAAACAGCCAGATGCAAATCAGGCAGGACTGGATAAATATTTGTTTGGTCAGGCAGCGACTTTAGTAGAAAGTGATGTGATGCTAATGGTCATTGTAACCGGAATTAGTCTTGCGGTTATGTTGTTGTTTTGGAAAGAATTTAAGTTGCTATTGTTTGATAAAAACTATGCGTCTACTTTGGGCTTTAACACCCGTTTTATAGATGGATTGATCAGCTTTTTTATTGTTCTTGCGATAGTGATAGGCTTACAAACGGTAGGTGTCGTATTGATGAGTGCCATGCTGCTCGCTCCTGCTGCCGCCGCAAGACAATGGACCAATAGCCTTGGTATGATGGTGCTACTAGCAGCTGTATTTGGTATGTTTTCAGGAGTTTTTGGAACAGCGATAAGTGCGTCTTATAACAACCTCTCTACAGGGCCTGTCATCGTTCTAGTCGCAGCGGTTTTTGTAGCTATTTCTTTTATTTTTTCTCCTGGTCGTGGAATTTTATTCAAACAGATTCGATTGATTAGAAATCGCAGAGACCTAGAATTAAAGAAAACATTGTATTTTATGTATGGAATTGTGGAAAAGCATGAAGATATTTCCAGACCTCATGCTATTAGAATCTTAAACGGTTTTCAAGGGTATACTAAAGGGACTTTAAGTGCTCTAGCAGATAAACATTGGATTACCATCCAGGGTCAGGACTGGTCCCTTACAGAAGAAGGTTTTGAAACAGCTCAAAACTTATATACTACTAATATTCCAGAATCATGA
- a CDS encoding metal ABC transporter solute-binding protein, Zn/Mn family, whose product MKRILFLLIAIFLISCGDKKEENGKLRVVTTTTMITDLVENIGGDLIEVNGLMGSGIDPHLYKASQGDFRKLDRADVIFYNGLHLEGKLVEVFEKMNELAKTTIAISDGVEENTLIGSEYFASNYDPHIWFDLSYWNDITIYITKRLSELDPENAAAFEVNRDVYLKKLKELKIGLDKKVEELPKEKRILVTAHDAFNYYGRTFDFEVVGLQGISTATEAGVKDVQRITQFIIDNKIKAIFIESSVPRRTVEALQAAVNAQDHDVIIGGELFSDALGSAGTEEGTYIGMYKHNVNTIVNALK is encoded by the coding sequence ATGAAAAGAATCTTATTTCTCTTAATAGCCATATTTTTAATAAGCTGCGGCGATAAAAAAGAAGAAAATGGCAAGCTGCGAGTAGTCACTACCACCACGATGATTACAGATCTCGTGGAGAATATAGGTGGCGATTTGATTGAAGTAAATGGCCTGATGGGCAGCGGTATAGATCCACATTTGTACAAAGCCAGTCAGGGCGATTTTAGAAAGTTAGATCGCGCTGATGTGATTTTTTACAATGGTTTGCACTTAGAAGGCAAGCTGGTCGAGGTTTTTGAAAAGATGAACGAACTAGCAAAAACTACGATTGCGATAAGCGATGGTGTAGAGGAGAACACACTAATAGGCAGTGAGTATTTTGCAAGCAATTACGACCCACATATATGGTTTGACTTATCTTACTGGAATGATATTACTATTTATATAACTAAAAGACTTTCAGAATTAGATCCAGAAAATGCAGCAGCTTTTGAAGTAAATCGGGATGTGTATTTAAAGAAATTGAAGGAGCTCAAAATAGGTCTTGATAAGAAGGTGGAAGAGTTGCCTAAAGAGAAAAGAATTCTCGTTACAGCTCATGATGCTTTTAATTATTACGGGAGAACTTTTGACTTTGAAGTAGTAGGTCTCCAAGGAATTTCTACAGCAACAGAAGCTGGAGTAAAAGATGTTCAGCGCATTACCCAGTTCATTATAGACAATAAAATAAAAGCTATTTTTATAGAAAGCAGTGTTCCGAGACGTACGGTAGAAGCCTTGCAAGCCGCTGTGAACGCACAAGACCATGATGTTATTATAGGCGGCGAGTTATTCAGCGATGCATTAGGAAGTGCAGGAACAGAAGAAGGAACCTATATAGGAATGTATAAGCACAACGTGAACACGATTGTAAACGCACTTAAATAA
- the tnpA gene encoding IS200/IS605 family transposase, with amino-acid sequence MSRNNIHAYFHIVFGTKNRELLLSVHLQPELYTMIWYKCEEIGCDPIMINGMEDHVHILLHANPQLDISKMLKDIKGSSSRWLNENHKFLDSFSWQRGYGLFTVSPKDVKMIARYIQNQKEHHKAGSVNVDFEI; translated from the coding sequence ATGTCTCGCAATAACATACATGCTTATTTTCATATTGTTTTTGGTACTAAGAATCGAGAACTATTACTTTCAGTTCATTTACAACCAGAATTATATACAATGATTTGGTATAAATGTGAAGAAATAGGTTGTGATCCAATTATGATTAATGGTATGGAAGATCATGTTCATATATTATTACATGCAAATCCGCAACTCGATATTTCAAAGATGTTGAAAGATATCAAAGGCTCAAGCTCAAGATGGCTCAATGAAAATCACAAATTTTTAGATAGTTTTAGTTGGCAGCGTGGTTATGGTTTATTTACTGTAAGTCCTAAAGACGTTAAAATGATAGCCAGATATATTCAAAATCAGAAAGAGCATCACAAAGCAGGTTCTGTAAATGTAGATTTTGAGATTTGA
- a CDS encoding TonB-dependent receptor produces the protein MKKIFFMVLCLPFIMYSQENQSQKTPETFVIEGIVKSALETVPFANVYAPELRKGISADKNGVFKLENLPKGLIKISVSAVGYKSAVVEVNLTDDKNPYVLQINLKEDLGALDQIVITGTLKPVSKLESPVPVEVYTQSFFKKNPTPSIFESLQNVNGVRPQLNCSVCNTGDIHINGLEGPYTMVLIDGLPIVSGLSTVYGLTGIPQALIERVEIVKGPASTLYGSEAVGGVINVITKKPTGANKLSFDNFTTSWGEVSTDVGTGYQLSDKTSGILGVSYFNYQNPIDNNGDGFTDMTLQNRISIFNKINFDREDGKVFSIAGRYVYEDRWGGEMDWTSADRGGDEVYGESIYTSRWEAFGRYDLPTDEDLSFQFSGNGHSQDSFYGTTSYDADQYIGFGQLTWSKKLGSSHDLLAGAAYRYTYYNDNTFATSTADGLGDLPSVIHLPGVFVQDEIAITDRKKLLLGVRYDYNSIHGNVFSPRVNYKWSSRDKSNVLRLSVGNGFRVANVFTEDHAALTGAREVVFEGELEPETSWNANVNYVKTFRTKNNTFFNLDASAFYTYFTNRILPDYETDFNRIIYSNLDGFAVSQGVSINADVVFRNGLKILAGATLMDVSITEDGERTRQLLTEGYSGVWSISYKIKAWDLNIDYTGNVYGPMRLPLISDTDPRDEFSPVFSVQNIQLSKTFGTQWEVYGGVKNLLNFTPASNSIARAFDPFDEGVQFDQSGQAVATPDNPNALTFDPSYVYASNQGIRGFLGFRYSIF, from the coding sequence TGGTGCTTTGTTTACCATTCATAATGTACAGTCAAGAAAACCAGTCTCAAAAAACACCTGAAACCTTTGTAATTGAAGGTATTGTCAAGAGTGCTCTGGAGACCGTACCCTTTGCTAATGTATACGCGCCAGAATTAAGAAAAGGAATTTCTGCCGATAAAAATGGGGTTTTTAAATTAGAAAATTTACCGAAAGGGCTTATCAAAATTAGTGTGAGTGCCGTTGGTTATAAAAGCGCTGTGGTAGAGGTGAATTTAACAGACGACAAAAATCCATATGTGCTTCAAATAAATTTAAAAGAAGACTTAGGCGCTTTAGATCAAATAGTTATTACGGGTACTCTCAAGCCAGTTAGTAAGTTAGAGAGTCCTGTGCCAGTTGAGGTGTATACTCAAAGTTTTTTTAAGAAAAACCCAACACCTTCCATTTTTGAATCTTTACAAAATGTAAACGGTGTACGGCCACAACTTAATTGTAGTGTTTGTAATACGGGAGATATACACATAAATGGTCTAGAAGGTCCTTATACCATGGTGTTGATTGATGGATTACCTATAGTAAGTGGTCTATCTACCGTATATGGTCTTACCGGTATTCCCCAAGCACTTATAGAAAGAGTGGAGATTGTAAAAGGGCCAGCATCTACATTATACGGTTCTGAAGCAGTAGGCGGAGTGATCAATGTAATAACTAAAAAACCAACAGGAGCAAATAAGCTAAGCTTTGATAATTTCACTACATCATGGGGTGAAGTAAGTACAGATGTTGGAACAGGTTATCAATTGTCAGATAAGACCTCTGGTATTTTAGGGGTTAGTTATTTTAATTATCAAAACCCCATTGATAATAACGGTGACGGATTTACAGACATGACTTTGCAGAATAGAATTTCTATTTTTAATAAAATAAACTTTGATAGAGAAGACGGTAAGGTATTCTCCATTGCAGGAAGGTATGTTTATGAAGATAGATGGGGCGGCGAGATGGATTGGACGAGTGCAGACCGTGGTGGAGATGAGGTTTATGGGGAAAGTATTTATACCAGTAGATGGGAAGCCTTTGGAAGATATGATTTGCCTACTGATGAGGATTTGAGCTTTCAATTTAGTGGGAATGGACATTCACAAGATTCATTTTATGGAACCACTTCTTATGATGCAGATCAATACATAGGATTTGGTCAGCTTACTTGGAGTAAGAAGTTAGGTTCTTCACATGATTTACTTGCAGGTGCAGCTTATAGGTATACCTATTATAACGACAATACCTTTGCGACCTCAACCGCTGATGGTTTGGGAGACCTACCATCTGTAATTCATTTACCAGGAGTATTTGTACAAGATGAAATAGCTATTACAGATCGTAAAAAGTTATTGTTAGGTGTGCGATATGATTACAATAGTATTCATGGAAATGTGTTTTCACCACGTGTAAATTACAAGTGGTCTTCTAGAGATAAATCTAACGTCCTAAGGCTAAGTGTTGGTAACGGGTTTAGAGTGGCAAATGTATTTACAGAAGATCATGCGGCACTCACTGGTGCTAGAGAAGTAGTTTTTGAAGGAGAACTAGAGCCAGAAACTTCATGGAATGCAAATGTGAATTATGTAAAAACCTTTAGAACTAAAAATAATACATTTTTTAATCTAGATGCTAGTGCATTTTATACCTATTTCACCAATAGAATACTGCCAGATTACGAGACTGATTTTAACAGGATTATCTATAGCAATCTTGATGGATTTGCTGTATCACAAGGAGTATCAATCAACGCAGATGTTGTTTTTAGAAACGGTTTAAAAATTCTTGCTGGCGCAACCTTAATGGATGTATCTATAACAGAAGATGGCGAGCGCACGAGACAACTATTAACCGAAGGATATAGTGGTGTATGGAGCATCAGTTACAAGATAAAAGCTTGGGATTTAAATATTGATTATACAGGAAACGTTTATGGACCTATGAGATTACCTCTTATAAGTGATACCGATCCTAGAGATGAATTTTCACCAGTATTTAGCGTTCAAAACATCCAGCTCTCTAAAACTTTTGGGACCCAATGGGAAGTTTATGGCGGTGTTAAAAACCTTTTGAACTTTACGCCGGCATCTAATAGTATTGCAAGAGCATTTGACCCATTTGATGAAGGTGTACAATTTGATCAAAGTGGACAGGCTGTTGCCACACCTGATAACCCAAATGCACTTACCTTTGATCCTAGTTATGTATATGCCAGTAATCAAGGAATAAGAGGTTTCTTAGGGTTTAGATACAGTATTTTTTAA
- a CDS encoding metal ABC transporter permease, translating to MNSEVAIILIACLTSVACAIPGVFLVLRKMALISDAISHSILPGIVIGFFITEDLASPWLILLAAFSGIITVVLVEAIQKTGLVKEDTAIGLVFPALFSIGVLLIAIYASDIHLDADAVLVGRLEYAAFDQLMIDNVSYGPKSMWTISTTLLITLALLLAFYKELKLSTFDVGLSSALGFSPVLMHYGLMSIASVTTVVSFDAVGAILVVALMIAPAATAYLLTTDLNKMILLSVLFGIMSAVGGYYFAVWLDASISGSITTVLGLIFLLVYLFAPSKGLIAVLFRQKRQRIEVSLLTFLLHLNNHDSEEERRVGHLQEHINWGKVRSKTVLNLAENNNMITIQNQAVSLTKKGLEFTEKALDYIITNKDEKIEDMKNDFFLFRG from the coding sequence ATGAATTCAGAGGTAGCTATCATACTAATTGCTTGTCTTACATCAGTTGCTTGTGCGATACCAGGGGTGTTTTTGGTATTGCGTAAAATGGCATTAATTAGTGATGCGATCAGCCATTCTATTCTTCCCGGGATCGTCATTGGCTTTTTTATTACCGAAGACCTCGCTTCCCCTTGGTTGATTTTATTAGCTGCCTTTAGCGGCATTATAACCGTTGTTCTTGTAGAAGCCATTCAGAAAACAGGATTGGTAAAAGAAGATACCGCTATTGGGCTTGTTTTTCCAGCCTTGTTTAGTATTGGAGTGTTGTTGATCGCTATTTATGCAAGTGATATACATCTGGATGCAGACGCTGTTCTTGTAGGTAGGCTAGAATACGCTGCCTTTGATCAATTGATGATTGACAATGTGAGCTATGGACCCAAAAGCATGTGGACCATTTCTACTACTTTATTGATCACCTTAGCATTGCTTCTAGCTTTTTATAAAGAATTAAAACTAAGTACGTTTGATGTAGGATTATCCTCTGCTTTAGGTTTTTCTCCTGTTTTGATGCATTATGGATTGATGAGTATAGCTTCGGTAACTACCGTGGTTTCTTTTGATGCTGTAGGAGCTATTCTAGTAGTTGCTTTGATGATCGCGCCAGCTGCCACAGCATATTTGCTGACTACCGATTTAAATAAAATGATCCTACTGTCTGTACTGTTTGGAATTATGAGCGCTGTAGGTGGTTATTATTTTGCAGTATGGCTAGACGCCTCCATCAGCGGATCGATCACTACCGTTTTAGGATTGATATTTTTATTGGTCTATCTTTTTGCCCCTTCTAAAGGATTGATCGCAGTACTCTTCCGACAGAAGAGGCAGCGTATTGAAGTTTCCCTGCTGACGTTTTTACTTCACTTGAATAATCATGATAGTGAAGAAGAAAGACGAGTAGGTCATTTACAAGAACATATCAATTGGGGAAAAGTACGTTCTAAAACTGTTCTGAACCTAGCTGAAAACAACAACATGATTACCATTCAGAATCAGGCAGTGTCTCTAACTAAAAAAGGATTAGAATTCACAGAAAAAGCACTGGATTACATCATTACCAATAAGGATGAAAAAATCGAAGATATGAAAAATGATTTCTTTTTGTTTAGAGGATAG
- a CDS encoding metal ABC transporter ATP-binding protein — MEQKIAVAVDDLTVAYNYKPVLWDIDLSIPEGVLMAIVGPNGAGKSTLIKAILGIISPIAGSVSIYGKPYKKQRDKVAYVPQKGSVDWDFPTTALDVVMMGTYGALGWIKRPGAKQKKQALEALEKVGMLAFKGRQISQLSGGQQQRIFLARALVQNAAIYFMDEPFQGVDATTEIAIINILKELRKAGKTVIVVHHDLQTVPEYFDWVTFLNVKRIATGPVKDIFNDDNLTKTYGINYKVAVQK; from the coding sequence ATGGAACAAAAAATAGCTGTTGCAGTAGATGACCTTACCGTAGCCTATAATTACAAACCGGTGCTTTGGGATATAGACCTTTCTATTCCAGAAGGTGTATTGATGGCTATTGTAGGACCTAACGGTGCAGGAAAATCGACTTTAATCAAGGCTATTCTTGGGATTATTAGTCCGATAGCTGGATCTGTTTCTATCTATGGAAAACCTTATAAAAAACAACGGGATAAGGTGGCGTATGTACCTCAAAAAGGAAGTGTAGATTGGGATTTTCCCACGACAGCCCTAGATGTTGTGATGATGGGAACTTACGGAGCATTGGGATGGATTAAAAGACCGGGTGCTAAGCAAAAAAAACAAGCGCTAGAAGCATTAGAAAAGGTAGGGATGTTAGCCTTTAAAGGAAGGCAAATCTCACAACTTTCTGGTGGCCAGCAGCAACGTATTTTTCTCGCAAGAGCATTGGTGCAAAATGCAGCTATCTACTTTATGGATGAGCCCTTTCAAGGAGTAGACGCAACTACTGAAATTGCGATTATCAATATTTTAAAGGAATTACGTAAAGCTGGAAAAACGGTCATCGTTGTGCATCACGATTTACAAACGGTACCTGAATATTTTGATTGGGTCACTTTCTTAAATGTAAAACGCATCGCAACAGGCCCAGTAAAAGACATTTTTAATGATGATAACTTGACGAAAACCTATGGGATCAATTATAAGGTTGCGGTGCAAAAATAG
- a CDS encoding thioredoxin family protein, giving the protein MKTVLLILLVWLLPLLAVAQKDSDLKNYSFEELDIALEQEDKPVIVFLYTQWCKYCKAMDEDTFSDKPLVELINKDFYFVPFDAESKKDVIFRNVKFSFKATGHHTGIHQLAQELLRQSEDKSYPVLLIINKDLEILYQYSGFLDEVEVTKILTPFN; this is encoded by the coding sequence ATGAAAACTGTTTTACTTATTTTATTAGTTTGGTTGCTACCATTACTTGCAGTTGCCCAAAAAGACAGTGATTTGAAAAACTACAGTTTTGAAGAGTTGGACATAGCATTGGAGCAAGAAGATAAACCAGTTATCGTTTTTTTATACACGCAGTGGTGTAAATATTGTAAAGCGATGGACGAAGATACTTTTAGCGATAAGCCACTCGTAGAATTAATAAATAAGGATTTCTATTTTGTACCGTTTGATGCAGAAAGTAAGAAAGATGTCATTTTTAGAAATGTAAAATTTAGTTTTAAAGCTACTGGACACCATACTGGAATTCATCAATTAGCTCAAGAGTTGTTAAGGCAAAGTGAAGATAAATCTTATCCTGTATTATTAATTATAAATAAAGATCTTGAGATACTTTATCAGTATTCTGGATTTTTGGATGAGGTAGAAGTGACTAAAATATTGACTCCATTTAATTAA